CTTTTTAAGCTCATCGGTAAAAATCTTACAATCATAAATATCAAACTTAACATTCTGCCCTTTGCCAATATGAATGGTTGAGTATTTTGCATCAAAGTTGCTATTATCTCCAAAATCACCCATCTCGATATTTGCATTATATAGTTCAAAATTGAGTTTGCCTAGTAAATTTGGGGCTTTAACATTATTGTATTTGCTAAGAAGCTTAAAGGCAATACTTTCGGGAATCCAAATTGTATAGTTTGATTTAATTGATGATACAGAAGCCCACTCGCCATTCGAAAGTTTTGTTTTTTTGTAGAATCCCATGATTTGGATTGCGCCCTCACTAAAAACTGTATTGATTCCTATTTTTCCTGCCTCTTGAGTAACCTCAGGATTTTTAAAAACATTGAGAATCTTATCAATATCCTCCTTACCTCCACCTGAAATTAAAATCTCGCCGGCGAGTTTAATCTCGTTACTGCTCCATGTGTTTATTTGAAGATCGGAGTCGTACATGTTAAGTTCAAGTATATCGGATTGAGATACTTTAAAGGTTTTCTCAAATTTATCCTTAATCTCATCGCTATTTGCGAATGAATAATTTGCAAAGCAAAGTACGAATGCGAATAGTATGAGAATTCTAAATATTGATTTTACGTTGTCCATGATCTTTACTTTTTTCAATTTCGTTTAACATTCGCTCTAAGAGCATTATCTTTTTTTGGTATAAATCCATCAACGAGTTCACTAATTTTGGATTTGGTCCATTCTGCTTTAAATCTTTTGAGTAGTAGTTAATTAAATCGTTGATATACTGAATCTCCCTGCTCCCCGTTACAACTTGACTTGCATCGTAGGATGATTGCTTTATCAACTTAGAATAGGCTTCAATTTGACCTGTTAGCTGAATCTCTTGGTTGGCAAGGGATGGGTTAATATTTGCAAATAATAACGTTTGCTTATCACTCTTATTAAAGAAATAGACGAAAGTGAACGTTAGTATTAGTAGAACAGAAGCGGCAGCAACAATTCTAAATAGCAAAATATGCTTGCTTTTTTTACCAACATTTAACTCCTGCGAAATGCCTTTCCATAGATATTCCTCGTCAGGTTTCTCCACATCTAAGCTATTTCGATTCTCCCTTATGTACGATTCTAAATTCATGCCTAAACTTTTAATTCTCTTGATTTGCTCACAAATTCATCGCCTTTAAGCTTTTCTTGAAGAAGTTTCCTTGCCCGTTGGTACTGCGATTTAGAGGTTGACTCCGAAATACCAAGCATCTCGGCAATCTCTTTATGCATGTAACCTTCTAACAAGTAGAGGTTTAAAATCACTCTGGCTTTCTCTGGTAAAGATTTAATTGCCTCGTGAATAGCCTCTGGTGTAACTTCGGGGATTTCTTCATCATCGGTTTCCTCATACGCTATGTGTAAATTGTCTAAATTGGTAAAAGCCTGCTTTTTTTGCCTTAAATGGTTTAGCGATTTGTTTATTACAATCCGTTTTAACCATATACCAAATGACGATTCTCCCTTATAAAAATCCAAACTCTTAAATGCGCTAACAAACGATTCCTGAAGAATATCCTCAGCATCGTACTGATTAACCACAATTCGAACACAGGTGTTGTACATTGCTTGCACGTGCGATTTATATAGCCTGTACATTGCCTGCTGATCGCCTTGTCGCGCTCGTTCAATCAGCCTTTTATTGATATCAATTGTTTCGATGTCCAAATCCTGTTTTATACTATAAGAGACACAAGTAAATGAAAAAGACGGAATATTTCTATACTTTTATTTTTATTTGAAAAACTTTGGGCAAATTCGTACCCTAATTTATTTCTTAAAAATCGATTATTTATGGCAATCATCGAAATAGAGAATGTTGAGTTCCACGCTAACCACGGGCACTTCGCAGAGGAGCAAGTAATTGGTAATATTTTTTTAGTTGACCTAAGAATAGAATACAATTCCATTAAAGCCCAAGAAAGTGATAATTTAAAGGATACTGTAAACTATCAAAAAGCCTTTGAAATAGTTAAAAGGGAGATGGCTATAAAATCACATTTGCTAGAACATGTTGGCAATAGAATACTCGAATCTCTTACTAATGAACTAGT
This genomic interval from Bacteroidales bacterium contains the following:
- a CDS encoding RNA polymerase sigma factor is translated as MYRLYKSHVQAMYNTCVRIVVNQYDAEDILQESFVSAFKSLDFYKGESSFGIWLKRIVINKSLNHLRQKKQAFTNLDNLHIAYEETDDEEIPEVTPEAIHEAIKSLPEKARVILNLYLLEGYMHKEIAEMLGISESTSKSQYQRARKLLQEKLKGDEFVSKSRELKV
- the folB gene encoding dihydroneopterin aldolase, producing MAIIEIENVEFHANHGHFAEEQVIGNIFLVDLRIEYNSIKAQESDNLKDTVNYQKAFEIVKREMAIKSHLLEHVGNRILESLTNELVGIEIATVKISKVNPPMGGKIEKVSITLSKVVK